The genomic interval ACGGCTTCGTCAATCTGCAATCCAGTCAGAACCGCGCGCCCCTGGAACGCCCCGAGGCTCTCAACAGCGCGGTGGAAACCGAGCGCGATATCGGCGTATTCTTCTACTGGGCGCCCGACAAGATCCGCCAACGATTCAAGGATCTGGTCAAGAACGGTTTGAAAGGTTCGGGAGACTATGGTGTTCTCGGGCTAGGTGCCTATGCAGGCCAAGGTCCCAACAGGGAAGATCTGAACGGCGAGGTGACATTGGTCGCCCGCTTGACCTACCCGTTCGAGTTCGAGAATGGGCAGATCTTCGAACCGGGCATTCAAGCCTATTCGGGGCGGTTCGAGCCGAGAACGTCCTCCATCCCGGTGGGGCCGGACGGAACGGACGTCACACCGACCGTCACTCACGACGACGGTTTGCAGGATGAGCGTATCGCCTTCAGTGCCGTATGGTACCCGCAACCGGTTGGTTTCGAGGCCGAGTGGACATTCGGTCGTGGTCCGGAATTGAGCGAGGACATGACCGAGGTGGACGTCGGATTCTTGCATGGTGGCTATGGAATGCTGAACGTGAAACTCGATAGCCCCTACGGCAACTTCTTTCCCTTCGTACGCTGGCAGTACTTCGATGGTGCACGGAAGTTCGCCACCAATGCCCCGCGGGTACAGGAGTTGAACGAGTTGGACTTCGGCTTGGAGTATTCACCATTTCCGGAAGTCGAGGTTGCCGCAGTCTACTCGCATACCTTCGATCGAACGGACACATCGAGCTTTCCGTACGAGCAATTCGACGGCGACCGAATCGGACTACAAGCGCAATGGAACTATTAGGGTCTCGACGGTCGTCCTGAAGCGTGCCGGAAACGAGCCCACCGTGCGGGTGGGCTCGCCTTCGTCACGCTATCGAGGGGGACCCTTAGGGAACGCCACTCCTTTCCTCCGCAACCGGTCGCCCGATCGCGGCCGCCCTCTCCTAAGCATCGATCCACCCCGCCGCCCCCGCTGAGCCGGTCCCTGCCGGGCCCACCCAGGAGCGTGTCATTGCCCGCCTCGCCGAACAGGGTGTCCTGGCCGGGGCCGCCGCGAACCGTGTCGTGGCCCGCATCTGCGCAGATCACATCGTCGCCCGCCAGGCCATCGATCACGTCGTTCCCGCCGAGCGCAGCGATGACATCTGGGCCAGGCGTCCCGGTGATGAGATCCGCGCCCTCAGAACCGATCTGGGTGAGCGGCCTACCTTTGCACGTGAGGCCCGGGGGCAGGGTGTTGACCCTGCTGACCTCGAGCACGGTGTTGTTCGCGGGGTTTGCATCGGCCGTCGCCGTCACGACGGCGTTGTTGCTGAGCACGCCCTCGGCGGTCGACCGAACGTCGATTTGGACGGTCGCGCTGCCGTCTCGCCCCACATCCCCCAAAGAACAGGTGACGGTCGACGCCTCCACCGAGCAAGCCCCCTGGCTCGGGGTCGTCGAGACGAGCTCCACTCCGGCCGGCAGGGTATCGGTGAGGGTGACGTTGCTCGCGACCTGGGCTCCGATGTTCCGGACCGTGAGGAGGTAGCTCAGCGTCTGGCCGAGCGGGACCGGATCGGGGAAGGACAGGACGTCGATCGACAGATCGGCGCCCGCCGCCCTCCAGCCGAGGTCCAAGAGGAGCGGCAGCTCGAGGCTCAGCGGCGGCTACATCCAGGCGATGGTCAAGATCGACAGCAGCCTCGGCTCGCTGATACCCTACGCCAAGTTCCAGACCTACGACGGCGCGGCCAAGTTCGACACCAACGCGCCGCACATGGAAGTGGACGAGCTGGAAATCGGCGTGGAATGGCAGATCCGCCCCGAGATCGAACTCACCACCGCCTACGCCCACATGGAACGCACCAACGTCACCAGTGCGCCCGGCGCTGCTCAACGAGCGTGCCGAGGACTGGAAGCGCGCCGCCGGCTACTGGGTGGTCGTGGCACGCGCGGCCAAGTCCGACCAGCGCCGCGACTTGGGCGATCGCCTGGTTGTCCGGCTGCAGGCGGTGTGCCTTGGCCGCCGCCAGCCGCGCCGGCATCAGCTCGGTCTCGGCGTGCAGCGAAGCCCTGGCGAAGGCATACAGCGTCGACACGTCCTGGCTTTCGGCGGCATGCGCGCGGACCAGGGCGTCATAGGTTTTCTGGCCAGATCGGAATCCGACTGCAGCGGTGTGCCGATGCGGTCGAGCCAATTGCGGGCGGCCAGCACCAGCCAGCGCGGCGCGACATCGGGCTTGGCCAGCGCGCGCTGCCATAGCGCGTCGGCCTGATCGAAGTGCTCTTCACCTGCGGCCGCCATCGCCAGGGTGGTGAGGGTGCCGGCATCGTCCGGGCGCGCGGCTTCCAGCGGTGCCAGCCATTTCTCGCGCACGTGCTCGACCGGCGCGCTGGAAGGCATCAAGGCCAGCGCCGCTTCGAGCATGGCGTCATGGCAGGACAGCTCGGTCCGGCTCAGGATCTGCGCGTCCGGTACCTGCGAGCGTTTGATGCCGGCCCACTTCACCTTGCCCTTGGCGATGTAGCCCCTGAGTTCGTTTTCCAGCGTCGCATAATCGGTTTTGGTTTTGTAGGCGCGGCTAAAGGCTTCGTCCGGTGCGACGCCCTGGTTGAGCAATGCGATGTACGCGTCGTTGTCGGCGCGGCGCGCGTCGTTGCCCAGCATGAGGTAGTGCACCAGCACCGCCGATTCCGCGTAGAACAGGCCGGCGTCGGTGTTGTTGCGATGACGGTCCCAGTCGGTGCGGGTCTGCAGCAGCTCCTGCAGCGGAATCCAGCCCTTTTTCAGCTGATCGAACTGGTCCGGAAACAGAATGCCCACGCGCATCAGCTCGCGGTCTTCGATCACGCCGCTGAGCACTTCGGCCAGGCCCTCGTTGTACCACTGCGGGTACTCGTAGCCGGGCTGGCTGCGCAGCACGTAAAGCACGTACTCGTGCATCACCGCCTGATAGCGCGCGATGAGGTAGTCCTTGCCCTGCGGCACCAGGATGCGGTTCTGTAGCCCGTCTCCGTTGGAGACGAAGAATTCGCCCCATTTCGGCGAGAACCAGTCCTGCTCGCGAAAGATCACCAGCGTGGTGGGAATCCTGGCCTTGGTGACGGCGCCGGCGTTGGTCAGGATCTCGACCGCGCTTTGAAAGCGCGCGAGGCTGTTGACGGTGTCGGTGGTTTCCTTCGCCGGCAGGCCGCTGATCACGCGGAAGCGGTCGGTCTGCAGTTCCAGCCACGGTTTGCAGATGGCGGCGGCGTGCGCGGCCGGCAGCCACAGCGCGCATGCGAACGCCACGGCGGCCGGCAGCA from Pseudomonadota bacterium carries:
- a CDS encoding porin; the protein is MDQITKQVYTEPGRNRIKLGTFSQLPEPSSKEAKQAPLKPTDKKRVDAVEERVTKGEKAIEELQIKAQDEWVAVESLEERMTPVEKEAKRLNDLLKDPTSPALFGEALKEKWYERINIRGYTQFRISEVLSGNEEDFFIPADRSVQDTSSFFIRRGRVIFSGDVADHVFLYVQPEFNAQPAEGSFAVQLRDLYGDISIDKKKEFRFRLGQSKVPYGFVNLQSSQNRAPLERPEALNSAVETERDIGVFFYWAPDKIRQRFKDLVKNGLKGSGDYGVLGLGAYAGQGPNREDLNGEVTLVARLTYPFEFENGQIFEPGIQAYSGRFEPRTSSIPVGPDGTDVTPTVTHDDGLQDERIAFSAVWYPQPVGFEAEWTFGRGPELSEDMTEVDVGFLHGGYGMLNVKLDSPYGNFFPFVRWQYFDGARKFATNAPRVQELNELDFGLEYSPFPEVEVAAVYSHTFDRTDTSSFPYEQFDGDRIGLQAQWNY